In Eulemur rufifrons isolate Redbay chromosome 29, OSU_ERuf_1, whole genome shotgun sequence, one DNA window encodes the following:
- the GCK gene encoding hexokinase-4 isoform X3, with protein sequence MGELVRLVLLRLADENLLFHGEASEQLRTRGAFETRFVSQVESDSGDCKQIHNILSTLGLRPSAADCDIVRRVCESVSTRAAHMCSAGLAGVINRMRESRSEDVMRITVGVDGSVYKLHPSFKERFHASVRRLTPSCEITFIESEEGSGRGAALVSAVACKKACMLGQ encoded by the exons ATGGGCGAGCTGGTGCGGCTCGTGCTGCTCAGGCTAGCGGACGAGAACTTGCTCTTCCACGGGGAGGCCTCCGAGCAGCTCCGCACGCGCGGCGCCTTCGAGACGCGCTTCGTGTCGCAGGTGGAGAG CGACTCGGGCGACTGCAAGCAGATCCACAACATCCTGAGCACGCTGGGGCTGCGGCCCTCGGCCGCGGACTGCGACATCGTGCGCCGCGTCTGTGAGAGCGTGTCCACGCGCGCAGCGCACATGTGCTCGGCCGGGTTGGCTGGCGTCATCAACCGCATGCGCGAGAGCCGCAGCGAGGACGTGATGCGCATCACCGTGGGCGTGGACGGCTCGGTGTACAAGCTGCACCCCAG CTTCAAGGAGCGGTTCCACGCCAGCGTGCGCAGGTTGACACCCAGCTGCGAGATCACCTTCATCGAGTCGGAGGAGGGCAGTGGCCGGGGCGCGGCCCTGGTCTCGGCGGTGGCCTGTAAGAAGGCCTGCATGCTGGGCCAGTAA